In Pontiella desulfatans, one DNA window encodes the following:
- a CDS encoding autotransporter outer membrane beta-barrel domain-containing protein, translating to MNCTFKHGRTALLLMAVSLCATYAVAIPNPIDGGTSYTNSTDDASTGPLYVGYFDPDNTLTVNNDSTLAIEKLIIGKGKDSSNNVVSVVGDARLVAGNADTNGLSTGGIIVGDADGDAAISINYASKLDGEYLYVGLGTNDSGKIELAGEGSALSIASNAFVGVAGSTNTVNIGSGATLEVGGMLTVGQSGSNNYVNVSGTLSVNSTNDINVVDTEKDNGVAVKNGGTLQVDGAVDTGTLEDLGIDMQSRSTLELGGELTLGGNKIDDSYGIVLDGDTATWQSDALTLIGESSSYNILTFTNGATGTASNYVVLGQNYDAENDEKKANYNELNVGGTGSTFTAQTRLTVGDEGKYNELNIADGGMVDAQSDLYVGANETATGNSVNVGSNGTLNATGNVIVGANGGSNQFNIDHGTVVAESDFILGRDSSKNTYNQTGGTNTVAGEFIIGKNAGATGASNNGGNTATVGEAATLNLQSDLVVGLEGGGSILNISDGGLVNLDGNAIIGEAVGDNYIFLTPDNADSRFNVASNLVVGKSDDGNNRFSIYGGTTEVAGNLYVGATTNQHTEKNYIHLETTNAVLNVANAIHIGAENSINTFDIVMGAEANTKDLLVGAYEGTSNNMVTIRGENNYNDYVDGSLLTVSNSLVIGSDTGSGNAVNIEEGGTLYVSAQDNIEIKGTNNTLTVSEGGTLKSTDWNLSATANGLTNIFIESGATLHLLGTLSGTNTLDGGYAVLLDGAGASWEGTDLFIDNQSTLSITNEAVATATQNLYIGLDTDNNAVTVGGAGSLLDIGMDLFIGTESNNSYQNTLTILDGASVMVGKDAYVYHNSTLKIDGTSTAKVEGDYNQDEYSTLEVGISTNNTEANLQVAGKANLESGSTIRVVNNGVGKNDTNLVQNVVVAGELTINDEAASTGSLLDNINIDSSLLFDFNTVVSNGNTIVLDNFIVRTIGEVGGLEGQLKDVATEINEMFIAGNSNATAMVEIIANMSSSAEINAAMDAYYGEKKSSTPAHNVVNMGLQSVAEQVTKRADNTRARMGEASARISWDKPKGVAGPHMQGQQLQGWISGYGNWGDKDAADGFDGYSADISGFLIGADLSVGENVLFGLAGGAGNGTADRGAGATTDTKSMYAAFYTSIGTKDWFGDAGIIYGTSDIDSTYGTTFDTKADYSADNVAFFLGGGKEMSGKYLIYTPQLSFLGNYYSQEGYEEQSSDAVQRSVDSFDAFYLQSSLGCSMGMYMGMGSITIKPEIRAYWQHEWLGDDENVGYTLVDGYNNNYTMILQAPEKDILKIGIGASAKLGEFLELRADLDSRRGKDYSDYTLLGSMRYQF from the coding sequence ATGAACTGTACCTTTAAACACGGTCGAACAGCACTCCTGCTGATGGCCGTTTCCCTGTGCGCAACATACGCCGTTGCCATCCCGAACCCAATCGACGGAGGAACCAGCTACACCAACTCAACAGACGACGCCTCCACCGGGCCTCTTTATGTTGGCTACTTCGATCCGGACAACACGCTGACCGTCAACAACGACTCCACCCTGGCTATCGAAAAGCTGATCATCGGCAAAGGCAAGGATTCCTCGAACAACGTGGTTTCCGTTGTCGGCGACGCGCGGTTGGTGGCAGGCAACGCCGATACCAACGGTCTGTCAACGGGAGGCATCATCGTTGGCGACGCCGATGGCGACGCGGCCATCAGCATCAATTATGCTTCAAAACTCGATGGCGAATACCTCTATGTCGGCCTGGGCACCAACGACAGCGGCAAAATTGAACTGGCCGGGGAAGGCTCCGCGTTGAGCATTGCGTCAAATGCCTTTGTCGGGGTTGCCGGATCAACCAACACAGTCAATATCGGCTCCGGCGCAACCCTGGAGGTCGGCGGCATGCTGACGGTGGGGCAAAGCGGTTCGAACAACTATGTCAATGTCTCCGGCACCCTTTCGGTGAATTCCACCAACGACATCAATGTAGTGGATACCGAAAAGGATAACGGCGTTGCGGTCAAGAATGGCGGCACGCTCCAAGTTGACGGCGCGGTGGACACCGGCACGCTAGAAGACCTCGGCATCGACATGCAGAGCAGATCCACCCTTGAACTGGGCGGCGAACTGACCCTCGGTGGCAACAAAATCGACGACAGCTACGGCATTGTCCTCGATGGCGACACCGCAACCTGGCAGTCCGATGCGCTCACCCTTATCGGCGAAAGCAGCTCGTACAACATCCTGACCTTCACCAACGGCGCAACCGGCACCGCCAGTAACTACGTGGTGCTGGGTCAGAATTATGACGCCGAAAATGACGAAAAAAAGGCCAACTACAACGAACTGAACGTAGGCGGCACCGGCTCCACCTTCACTGCCCAAACCCGCCTGACGGTTGGCGACGAAGGGAAATACAACGAACTGAACATTGCCGACGGCGGCATGGTTGATGCCCAGAGCGATCTTTATGTCGGCGCCAACGAAACGGCGACCGGCAACTCGGTCAATGTTGGAAGCAACGGCACGCTCAACGCCACGGGCAACGTAATCGTCGGCGCCAACGGCGGAAGCAACCAGTTCAACATCGACCACGGCACCGTCGTGGCAGAAAGCGACTTCATCCTCGGCCGCGACTCCTCTAAAAACACCTACAACCAAACCGGCGGCACCAACACCGTCGCCGGCGAGTTCATCATCGGCAAAAACGCAGGAGCAACAGGCGCCTCGAACAACGGAGGCAACACCGCCACGGTCGGCGAAGCCGCAACCCTCAACCTCCAGAGCGACCTGGTAGTTGGCCTTGAAGGAGGCGGGAGCATCCTGAACATCAGCGACGGCGGACTGGTGAACCTGGACGGCAATGCAATCATTGGCGAGGCGGTCGGCGACAACTATATCTTCCTGACCCCGGACAATGCCGATTCCCGCTTCAATGTTGCAAGCAACCTGGTGGTCGGCAAGAGCGACGACGGCAACAACCGCTTTTCCATCTACGGCGGCACCACCGAGGTGGCCGGAAACCTCTATGTGGGCGCCACCACCAACCAGCATACAGAGAAGAACTACATTCACCTTGAAACCACCAATGCGGTGCTCAACGTGGCCAACGCCATCCACATCGGCGCTGAGAACTCGATCAACACCTTCGATATCGTGATGGGCGCGGAAGCCAACACGAAGGATCTTTTAGTCGGAGCCTACGAAGGAACCTCGAACAACATGGTTACTATCAGGGGCGAAAACAACTACAACGACTATGTCGATGGTTCCCTCCTGACCGTATCCAACAGCTTGGTCATCGGCTCCGACACCGGCTCGGGCAATGCCGTCAATATTGAAGAAGGCGGCACGCTCTATGTCTCCGCGCAGGACAACATTGAAATCAAGGGCACCAACAATACGCTGACGGTCAGCGAGGGCGGCACCCTCAAGTCGACTGACTGGAACCTCTCCGCCACGGCCAACGGGCTCACCAACATCTTCATCGAGAGCGGTGCAACCCTCCACCTTCTTGGAACCCTGAGCGGAACCAACACGTTGGACGGCGGCTACGCCGTGCTGCTCGACGGGGCGGGTGCCTCGTGGGAAGGAACCGATCTATTCATCGACAACCAGAGCACCCTGTCGATCACCAACGAAGCCGTGGCCACCGCAACGCAAAACCTCTACATCGGCCTGGATACGGACAACAACGCCGTCACCGTTGGCGGAGCCGGCTCCCTGCTGGACATCGGCATGGACTTGTTCATCGGCACGGAATCGAACAATTCCTACCAAAACACGCTGACCATCCTGGACGGCGCCAGCGTCATGGTGGGCAAGGATGCCTATGTTTACCACAACTCGACCTTGAAGATCGACGGCACCTCCACGGCGAAGGTTGAAGGCGACTACAACCAAGACGAATACTCGACGCTTGAAGTCGGCATCAGCACCAACAACACCGAAGCCAACCTGCAGGTTGCCGGCAAGGCCAACCTCGAAAGCGGCAGCACGATCCGGGTGGTCAACAACGGCGTCGGCAAGAACGACACCAACCTGGTGCAGAACGTGGTCGTTGCCGGGGAATTGACGATCAACGACGAAGCGGCCTCCACGGGCAGCCTGCTGGACAACATTAACATCGACAGCAGCCTGCTGTTCGACTTCAACACCGTCGTCTCCAACGGCAACACCATCGTGCTCGACAACTTCATCGTCCGCACCATCGGCGAAGTTGGAGGCCTTGAGGGGCAGCTAAAGGATGTGGCCACCGAAATCAACGAGATGTTCATTGCCGGCAACTCCAATGCCACGGCCATGGTGGAGATCATCGCGAACATGTCCTCGAGCGCGGAGATCAACGCGGCCATGGATGCCTACTATGGGGAAAAGAAAAGCTCAACGCCCGCCCACAACGTCGTCAACATGGGCCTGCAGTCCGTTGCCGAACAGGTGACCAAGCGCGCGGACAACACCCGCGCCCGCATGGGCGAGGCCTCGGCCCGTATTTCCTGGGACAAACCGAAAGGCGTGGCCGGCCCGCACATGCAGGGGCAGCAACTCCAGGGCTGGATCTCCGGATACGGCAACTGGGGCGACAAGGATGCCGCCGATGGCTTCGATGGCTATTCCGCCGACATTTCCGGCTTCCTGATCGGCGCCGACCTCTCCGTGGGGGAAAATGTCCTCTTTGGCCTCGCCGGTGGCGCAGGAAACGGAACGGCCGACAGGGGCGCCGGGGCAACCACCGACACCAAGAGCATGTATGCCGCGTTCTACACATCGATCGGAACGAAGGACTGGTTCGGCGACGCAGGCATTATCTACGGCACCTCCGACATTGATTCCACCTACGGAACCACCTTCGACACGAAGGCCGACTACAGTGCGGACAACGTTGCATTCTTCCTCGGCGGCGGCAAGGAGATGTCCGGCAAATACCTCATCTACACGCCCCAGCTCTCCTTCCTCGGCAACTACTATAGCCAGGAAGGGTATGAGGAACAGTCCTCCGATGCCGTACAGCGCAGTGTCGATAGCTTTGACGCCTTCTACCTTCAAAGTTCGCTGGGTTGCAGCATGGGCATGTATATGGGCATGGGCAGCATCACCATCAAACCCGAAATCCGCGCCTACTGGCAGCATGAGTGGCTGGGCGACGATGAAAACGTAGGCTATACCCTCGTTGACGGATACAACAACAACTACACCATGATCCTTCAGGCACCGGAAAAGGACATCCTAAAAATCGGCATCGGTGCATCGGCCAAGCTCGGCGAATTCCTCGAACTGCGTGCGGATCTCGACAGCCGCCGGGGCAAGGATTATTCCGACTACACCCTGCTCGGTTCCATGCGCTACCAGTTCTAA